The following are encoded in a window of Ruficoccus amylovorans genomic DNA:
- a CDS encoding prephenate dehydrogenase — MFGKLTVLGTGLLGASLMQAAKARGLCRQALAWSRRPETRLKCEQQSWCDGVYPTAAEAVAEADLVVLAVPVINIVPLIEEIAPSLKPGALVTDVGSTKSLICRHGSAATPAQATFVGSHPMAGSEKTGLDFAREDLFEKRACFVTPLENTPPQATEQIIRFWRELGMEVATASPEAHDEIVAHISHLPHVLASVLCDTLAAKDPSWRNYAGGGLRDTTRIAAGDPDLWKAIILENREEILRAMQGFEEHWQRMRAAIANNDPFEIVNLLDKGKQYRDAVRND; from the coding sequence ATGTTTGGTAAACTCACAGTTCTCGGCACGGGCCTTCTGGGCGCCTCGCTCATGCAGGCAGCCAAAGCGCGCGGGCTGTGCCGGCAGGCACTGGCCTGGTCCCGCCGGCCCGAGACCCGTCTCAAGTGTGAGCAGCAAAGCTGGTGCGACGGCGTTTACCCCACCGCGGCAGAGGCGGTGGCGGAGGCCGACCTGGTCGTGCTGGCCGTGCCGGTCATCAACATCGTGCCGCTGATCGAAGAGATCGCCCCCTCCCTCAAGCCCGGTGCGCTCGTTACTGACGTGGGCAGCACCAAGAGCCTGATCTGCCGCCACGGCAGCGCCGCCACCCCGGCGCAGGCGACCTTTGTCGGCTCGCACCCGATGGCCGGTTCGGAAAAGACCGGCCTGGACTTCGCCCGGGAAGACCTCTTTGAAAAGCGGGCCTGCTTCGTCACCCCGCTGGAGAATACCCCGCCGCAGGCCACGGAGCAGATTATCCGCTTCTGGCGCGAACTGGGCATGGAAGTCGCCACCGCCAGCCCCGAGGCCCACGACGAGATCGTGGCCCACATTAGCCATTTGCCGCACGTCCTCGCCTCGGTCCTGTGCGACACTCTCGCGGCCAAAGACCCGTCCTGGCGCAACTACGCCGGAGGCGGCCTGCGCGATACGACCCGCATCGCCGCCGGAGACCCAGACCTGTGGAAAGCCATTATCCTCGAAAACCGCGAAGAAATCCTCCGGGCCATGCAGGGCTTCGAGGAGCACTGGCAGCGGATGCGGGCCGCCATCGCCAACAACGACCCCTTTGAAATCGTCAACCTGCTCGACAAGGGCAAACAGTACCGCGACGCGGTGCGCAACGATTGA
- the cmk gene encoding (d)CMP kinase, translated as MTQTPVIAVDGGAASGKSSTSRRLAARFNLMHVDTGSHYRAVTFALVQAGVSPGDAAAIQSHLKGLKLGEQIDGQSARICIDGQVPREEDIRSEAVNAAVSPFAAVPEVRQFLYQYQRSQAAVAARAGFNGLIMEGRDIGSVIFPDAPLRFFLEADEATRAARRAREGQTDSIAERDRIDSSRKTAPLRCPEGAQRVDTSHLTLDEVVDLLAEAIEQTTGLSPVVA; from the coding sequence ATGACCCAGACACCTGTAATCGCCGTGGACGGCGGTGCCGCCAGCGGCAAGTCGTCCACCTCGCGCCGACTGGCCGCCCGTTTCAACCTGATGCACGTCGATACCGGCTCGCATTACCGCGCCGTGACCTTCGCGCTGGTGCAGGCCGGGGTCAGCCCCGGCGACGCCGCCGCCATCCAGAGCCACCTGAAGGGGCTCAAACTGGGTGAGCAAATTGACGGGCAGAGCGCCCGTATCTGCATCGACGGGCAGGTCCCGCGCGAGGAAGATATCCGCTCGGAGGCGGTCAACGCCGCCGTCTCGCCCTTCGCCGCCGTGCCCGAGGTCCGGCAGTTCCTTTACCAGTACCAGCGTTCGCAGGCCGCCGTGGCCGCCCGAGCGGGCTTCAACGGGCTCATCATGGAGGGCCGCGACATCGGCTCGGTCATTTTCCCGGACGCACCCCTGCGCTTCTTTCTGGAGGCGGACGAAGCCACCCGCGCCGCCCGCCGCGCCAGGGAGGGCCAGACCGACTCCATCGCCGAACGCGACCGGATCGACTCCTCCCGCAAGACTGCCCCGCTGCGCTGCCCCGAGGGCGCGCAGCGCGTGGACACCTCCCACCTCACCCTTGACGAAGTCGTGGACCTGCTGGCCGAAGCCATCGAGCAAACCACCGGCCTCTCCCCCGTCGTGGCATGA
- a CDS encoding glycosyltransferase family 39 protein: MEERKKLLLFVLVGMAAFQLGYFSFADAAVVSWFSHAGYWVIAVTFAAFLWLVYRGYRTCWPQVRAYLGSRAGRLGVLVAVLGTVVLFRSEPWEFKTIMDEHVLAATAMGMHETREVDAATRIMSINAVPTRLRGFVDKRPILQPFLVATVHDLTGFRPLNGVYLNVVLTPFMLFLLYLLAERIGGVGAAVGAVALFCSTPLLGYICGGGGLQPLNLFFILLTCLLGGLYLKAPDHWRLGALVLSAILLAQCRYESVLFIVPVGLIIFWSWWQMRRLLVPWTLILCPLLLVPALWQHRVFRLAGHMWEMEKGMEPFGLQYIYDNFGRAVGFFFDFGYRTPNSWLLVALGAVALLLFAVSGLRRWREFPELPALTQAGVFFVPGFLLLFILLLGYGWEFDNPIIQRLSLPLHIPLAVAGAYLVFGYLKGRTLHRIATVVLVVYFLGYVFPATSQRLYGRGYQASHDFRLADKFMRQHEGERMLVVADNSLFFSLYGVDVLGTDMANARKKAIKFFLQQPNSPPIYYYRRLVYDPMIKEFKPSSAGSLDDDFVTEQVWEEPYSEFRKVAFVRVLDVKNVEPDNTEYKDLTEFIKLWGRNLP, from the coding sequence ATGGAAGAGCGTAAGAAGCTACTGCTGTTCGTTCTGGTTGGGATGGCCGCTTTCCAGTTGGGGTATTTCTCCTTCGCGGACGCGGCAGTCGTCTCGTGGTTCAGCCATGCCGGGTACTGGGTTATCGCGGTGACATTCGCAGCGTTTCTCTGGCTGGTTTACCGGGGGTACCGGACCTGCTGGCCGCAGGTTCGGGCCTACCTGGGCTCACGGGCGGGGCGGCTTGGCGTGCTGGTGGCGGTGCTTGGCACGGTGGTGCTTTTCCGCAGCGAGCCCTGGGAGTTCAAAACGATCATGGATGAGCACGTCCTCGCAGCCACGGCGATGGGGATGCACGAGACCCGGGAGGTGGACGCGGCCACGCGGATCATGTCCATTAATGCGGTCCCGACCCGGTTGCGTGGTTTTGTGGACAAGCGGCCCATTCTTCAGCCGTTTCTGGTGGCCACGGTTCACGACCTGACTGGCTTCAGGCCCTTGAACGGCGTGTACCTGAATGTGGTGTTGACGCCTTTTATGCTGTTTTTGCTCTACCTTCTGGCCGAGCGAATCGGCGGGGTTGGGGCGGCTGTCGGGGCGGTTGCACTTTTCTGCTCAACCCCCTTGCTCGGTTATATTTGTGGCGGGGGAGGGCTTCAGCCGCTGAACCTGTTCTTTATCCTTCTGACCTGCCTGCTGGGGGGGCTCTACCTGAAGGCGCCGGATCACTGGCGTCTGGGGGCATTGGTCCTCAGTGCCATCCTGCTGGCGCAGTGCCGGTATGAGTCGGTGCTGTTCATCGTGCCGGTGGGGCTGATCATATTCTGGTCCTGGTGGCAGATGCGGCGGCTCCTGGTGCCGTGGACGCTGATCCTGTGCCCGCTGCTGCTGGTCCCGGCGCTGTGGCAACACCGGGTTTTCCGTCTGGCCGGGCATATGTGGGAGATGGAAAAGGGGATGGAGCCTTTTGGCTTGCAGTACATTTACGATAATTTCGGGCGCGCGGTCGGTTTCTTTTTCGATTTCGGGTATCGCACGCCCAACTCTTGGCTGCTGGTGGCACTCGGGGCGGTGGCGCTGCTGCTGTTTGCGGTGTCGGGATTGCGGCGCTGGCGTGAGTTTCCGGAATTACCGGCGTTGACGCAGGCCGGGGTGTTTTTTGTCCCGGGCTTCCTGCTGCTCTTTATCCTGTTGCTGGGATACGGCTGGGAGTTCGACAATCCAATCATCCAGCGCTTGAGCCTGCCTTTGCATATTCCGTTGGCGGTGGCCGGAGCGTATCTGGTTTTTGGTTACTTGAAAGGGCGTACGCTGCACCGCATCGCAACGGTAGTGCTGGTGGTATATTTTCTGGGCTATGTTTTTCCGGCTACTTCGCAACGCCTTTACGGCAGGGGGTATCAGGCGTCCCATGATTTCCGGCTGGCGGACAAATTCATGCGTCAGCATGAGGGGGAGCGCATGCTCGTGGTAGCGGATAACTCCCTGTTCTTCTCGCTTTACGGGGTGGATGTTCTCGGGACCGATATGGCCAATGCCCGCAAGAAGGCCATCAAGTTTTTCCTCCAGCAGCCGAATTCCCCGCCGATCTACTATTACCGGCGTCTGGTCTATGACCCGATGATAAAGGAGTTCAAGCCCAGTTCGGCCGGTTCGCTGGATGACGATTTTGTCACCGAACAGGTGTGGGAAGAGCCCTATTCGGAGTTTCGCAAAGTCGCCTTTGTCCGCGTCTTGGATGTGAAAAATGTCGAGCCCGACAACACCGAGTACAAGGACCTGACCGAGTTTATCAAGCTGTGGGGGCGCAACCTGCCATGA
- a CDS encoding glycosyltransferase, with translation MPRPRILIIGPSHPFRGGIAAYSTLLYDTLRKRTAVDFFGYRRQFWKWLYPGRSQLEPGRVNMARKGIEYCLDTYNPFSWLRAGRRARDYDAVVLPWWVVFWVPFYALFLWASRGGAVRVLLCHNVQDHETGLLTRLGARFIFNRADAFVVQSEAEAARLRAVLSHPHPVAVHGHPSYAFYNSGEWTREAAREHLGLDRRDRVALFFGYVRGYKGVDVLLRAMGRLKSDNVPLRLLVVGEIWKDDPVYRQLADELGLGDRVEFVDRYVGIEEIEPYFKAADVSVLPYRSATGSGVLQLAFGMGTPVVASDLPAFSEAMTDGREGLLVPPGDEVALAAALRRVFGDNLLPAMRVELAALPPDASWEALADKLEALIAEARATR, from the coding sequence ATGCCGCGTCCGCGTATCCTGATTATTGGCCCGTCGCATCCGTTTCGCGGCGGGATTGCCGCGTATTCGACGCTGCTCTACGACACGTTGAGGAAACGCACGGCAGTCGATTTCTTCGGCTATCGGCGTCAGTTCTGGAAATGGCTTTACCCGGGCCGTTCGCAATTGGAACCTGGCCGCGTGAACATGGCGCGCAAGGGAATCGAATACTGCCTGGACACTTATAACCCCTTTAGCTGGCTGCGGGCCGGGCGTCGGGCCAGAGACTACGATGCGGTAGTGTTGCCGTGGTGGGTGGTTTTCTGGGTTCCCTTTTATGCGCTGTTTCTGTGGGCGTCGCGAGGGGGAGCGGTCAGGGTGCTGCTCTGCCACAACGTGCAGGATCACGAAACCGGGCTGCTGACACGGCTGGGAGCGCGGTTTATTTTTAACCGGGCGGATGCCTTTGTGGTGCAGAGCGAGGCCGAGGCTGCCCGCCTGAGAGCGGTGCTGTCGCATCCCCATCCGGTGGCGGTGCATGGGCATCCGAGCTACGCCTTTTACAACAGCGGAGAGTGGACCCGTGAGGCCGCGCGCGAACATCTCGGCCTGGATCGGCGTGACCGCGTTGCCCTGTTTTTCGGTTACGTGCGCGGCTACAAGGGGGTGGATGTGCTCCTGCGGGCGATGGGACGTTTGAAGTCGGACAATGTCCCGCTGCGGCTGCTCGTGGTTGGGGAAATCTGGAAAGACGACCCCGTGTACCGTCAACTGGCCGATGAGCTTGGTCTTGGCGACCGGGTGGAGTTCGTGGACCGCTATGTGGGAATCGAAGAGATTGAGCCTTATTTTAAAGCCGCCGACGTGAGCGTGCTTCCCTACCGTTCGGCCACGGGCAGTGGGGTGCTCCAGCTTGCGTTTGGGATGGGGACACCCGTTGTTGCCAGCGATTTGCCTGCTTTTTCCGAGGCGATGACCGACGGGCGCGAAGGCTTACTCGTCCCTCCTGGCGATGAGGTGGCTCTCGCTGCCGCCCTGAGACGGGTGTTCGGTGACAATCTGCTCCCTGCGATGAGGGTAGAACTAGCGGCGCTGCCCCCGGATGCGAGTTGGGAAGCGCTTGCCGACAAGCTGGAGGCGCTCATCGCCGAGGCCCGTGCCACTCGCTAG
- a CDS encoding type IV pilin protein — MKKNSKKGFTLVEIMIVVVIIGLLAAMAIPAFNKVREESRMKTITNNLRQVAGAGQRYILENGVETVEYGDLVATYFATIKTVAGEDYTALVVRESGGVLTVEMNNGSLVPFTY, encoded by the coding sequence ATGAAGAAGAACAGCAAGAAGGGTTTCACCCTCGTCGAAATTATGATCGTCGTGGTCATCATCGGCCTGCTCGCCGCTATGGCCATTCCCGCCTTCAACAAGGTGCGTGAAGAGTCGCGTATGAAGACCATTACGAACAACCTTCGCCAAGTGGCCGGTGCCGGCCAGCGCTACATCCTTGAAAACGGTGTCGAAACCGTTGAGTACGGTGATTTGGTCGCGACCTATTTCGCCACGATCAAGACCGTGGCGGGCGAAGACTACACGGCTCTCGTGGTTCGCGAAAGTGGTGGCGTCCTGACGGTAGAGATGAACAACGGTTCGCTTGTTCCCTTTACGTACTAA
- a CDS encoding PIN/TRAM domain-containing protein — protein sequence MKKTIFIIRVFFFILCIVGAWLIRYAAGYEGSEKLIQYVGFGALLGAFTILTDIYLKGFSLRGLTALTFGLAMGALIAMLISISPLFERGDPEIILLVRMSLYIVSMYLGAVIALRGRDEFNLVIPYVRFVPQKVDMAVVVLDTSALIDGRVVGICKSGFLMAELVVPRFIMDELQRIADSKDPHRQSKGRKGLQVLNELRKLTQIPVSIHESEVGSRQNVEDKLIFVTRSLKAKLLTTDYNLARLAEFQGVSWLNINELGRALNTETSVGEKFEIELVKAGKERDQAVGYLSDGSMVVVNDAVEMIGQNVHVEVISVMPSAGGKLIFARLIH from the coding sequence ATGAAAAAGACGATTTTCATTATACGGGTATTTTTCTTTATCCTGTGCATTGTCGGGGCCTGGCTGATTCGTTACGCCGCCGGTTATGAAGGGTCGGAAAAGCTCATTCAGTACGTGGGCTTCGGAGCCTTGCTGGGGGCTTTCACGATCTTGACGGATATTTACCTGAAAGGTTTTTCCCTGCGCGGGCTGACGGCGCTGACCTTCGGCTTGGCTATGGGGGCGCTGATCGCGATGTTGATCTCGATCTCGCCGTTGTTCGAAAGGGGCGACCCGGAAATCATCCTTCTGGTGCGCATGAGCCTCTATATCGTCAGTATGTACCTGGGCGCGGTGATCGCCCTGCGCGGGCGGGACGAGTTTAACCTGGTCATCCCTTATGTCCGCTTTGTGCCGCAGAAGGTGGATATGGCCGTCGTGGTGCTCGACACCAGCGCGTTGATTGACGGGCGTGTGGTTGGCATCTGCAAAAGCGGTTTCCTCATGGCGGAGCTTGTCGTCCCGCGGTTCATCATGGACGAGTTGCAGCGCATCGCCGATTCCAAAGACCCGCACCGCCAGTCCAAGGGCCGGAAGGGGCTCCAGGTGCTTAACGAACTGCGCAAGCTCACCCAGATCCCCGTTTCCATCCACGAAAGCGAAGTGGGCTCCCGGCAGAACGTTGAGGATAAGCTCATTTTTGTCACCCGTAGCCTCAAGGCGAAGTTGCTGACCACGGATTACAACCTGGCGCGACTGGCCGAGTTCCAGGGGGTGAGCTGGCTGAACATCAACGAACTGGGCCGTGCCCTGAACACCGAGACCAGCGTGGGGGAAAAATTCGAAATCGAACTGGTCAAGGCCGGGAAGGAACGTGACCAGGCGGTCGGCTATCTCAGCGACGGGTCGATGGTGGTCGTCAACGACGCGGTGGAGATGATTGGCCAGAACGTCCATGTCGAGGTCATCAGTGTGATGCCGTCGGCGGGCGGAAAGCTCATCTTTGCCCGCTTGATTCACTGA
- a CDS encoding lysophospholipid acyltransferase family protein — protein sequence MKNPGTNPVYRAGWALSHFIFDYFTRWEIYGKENIPKDGPFLLAGNHASFFDPPAFGSACPRELHYFARSTLFVGKFGNLIRQCHAIPVDRDGGNDLQAFREVFKVLRNGGGLLVFPEGTRSDDGNLREARPGVGMIAVRAKVPIIPARIHGSFRVFSRHQKLPDLKNRISVVYGPALDVADLDPGDTAPRRFQRISQGVLDAIGALNPPPRSEV from the coding sequence ATGAAAAACCCCGGCACAAATCCCGTTTACCGTGCGGGCTGGGCGCTCTCGCACTTCATTTTCGACTACTTCACCCGCTGGGAGATTTACGGCAAGGAGAACATCCCCAAGGACGGGCCGTTCCTGCTGGCGGGCAACCACGCCAGCTTTTTTGACCCTCCGGCTTTCGGCTCGGCCTGCCCGCGCGAGCTGCACTACTTCGCCCGCAGCACGCTCTTTGTGGGGAAGTTCGGCAACCTCATCCGCCAGTGCCACGCCATCCCGGTGGACCGCGACGGCGGCAACGACCTCCAGGCCTTTCGCGAAGTCTTTAAAGTCCTGCGTAATGGCGGCGGGCTGCTTGTCTTCCCAGAGGGCACGCGCTCGGACGACGGCAACCTGCGCGAAGCCCGCCCCGGCGTGGGCATGATCGCGGTCCGCGCGAAGGTGCCCATCATCCCGGCCCGCATCCACGGGAGCTTCCGGGTCTTCAGTCGCCATCAGAAGCTGCCCGACCTGAAAAACCGGATCAGCGTCGTTTACGGCCCGGCCCTCGACGTGGCTGACCTTGACCCCGGCGACACCGCCCCCCGGCGCTTCCAGCGGATCAGCC
- a CDS encoding glycosyltransferase family 2 protein, translating to MEAAQPTPSLSFIIPVLNEGETLNTLFVKITATVQEHGLGSFEIIFVDDGSTDNSWQAICELATAHPDVRGLRFRRNFGKAAALAAGFSEARGRIVFTLDADLQDDPEEIPHFLEKLDEGYDLVSGWKKDRQDPLEKRLPSKLFNAVACRAGGVQLHDMNCGFKAYRREVLPHLNLYGELHRYVPVLAHAEGFRVAEIPVRHHPREHGVSKYGWKRYIKGMLDLLTVLATTRFLDRPGHLFGGLGLISAAGGFLILFYISCMKLIAGMPIAGRPLFFLGILLMLLGSQLISMGVIGELVIRFQSHDHRGKVIERA from the coding sequence ATGGAAGCCGCCCAGCCCACGCCCAGCCTTTCCTTCATCATCCCCGTGCTCAACGAGGGAGAGACGCTGAACACGCTTTTTGTCAAAATCACCGCTACCGTGCAGGAACACGGACTGGGTAGCTTCGAGATCATTTTTGTGGACGACGGCAGCACGGACAACTCCTGGCAGGCCATCTGCGAACTGGCCACCGCCCATCCCGATGTGCGAGGCCTGCGCTTCCGGCGTAATTTCGGCAAGGCCGCCGCCCTGGCCGCCGGTTTTTCCGAGGCGCGCGGGCGCATCGTATTCACGCTCGACGCGGACTTGCAAGACGACCCGGAGGAGATTCCACACTTTCTGGAAAAACTGGATGAGGGCTACGACCTCGTCAGCGGGTGGAAGAAAGACCGTCAGGACCCGCTGGAAAAACGCCTGCCCTCGAAGCTCTTCAACGCTGTGGCCTGCCGGGCCGGTGGCGTCCAACTGCACGACATGAACTGTGGTTTCAAGGCCTACCGGCGCGAAGTCCTCCCCCACCTGAACCTCTACGGCGAACTGCACCGCTACGTGCCGGTGCTGGCGCACGCGGAGGGTTTCCGCGTGGCGGAGATCCCCGTCCGACATCATCCGCGTGAGCACGGTGTCTCCAAGTACGGCTGGAAACGCTATATCAAAGGCATGCTCGACCTGCTCACGGTTCTGGCTACCACGCGGTTCCTCGACCGGCCCGGACACCTCTTCGGCGGGCTCGGACTTATCTCGGCGGCGGGCGGCTTTCTCATCCTATTCTATATCTCCTGCATGAAGCTGATCGCGGGAATGCCCATCGCGGGCCGCCCACTTTTCTTTCTGGGTATCCTGCTCATGCTTCTGGGGTCCCAATTGATCTCGATGGGGGTGATCGGCGAGCTTGTCATCCGCTTCCAAAGCCACGATCACCGCGGCAAGGTCATTGAACGGGCCTAG
- a CDS encoding formylglycine-generating enzyme family protein: MSRHRKDRSFWYRHRILFRVMAITLAIVVGLGAAYALSLLGPKNIDPSEIKYTRVNTEEALKLLDASKTLEQQFIEISALREPTQEDIAVLEQSIARQQEYSRAIGGYNSEANQRLKSLQTLYQDTLASQQYRESLVAERQGGNYESQEDAEMALRNYRKAAEIQRKINEDFPLSNRRDVGRLAQLDRKVNELRAEPIWKASNEAERASEAAAKKGDWPEAKKQLAEAIRLQKELNLEFRGLHYADVTRLSRLQVDLASLESSDLYEEIRRLDAEGSEALEKQDYSVAAEKLNAASRLQRRLNEEHPQSRFASNKRMEELSDLATASVSREVGAEILGELAELEQNLRERKVWQAGEIIPGLSEKMEAFRQTYPRSELLSDTDVLKLRFLKFVKDDIALLQDRIYGQLVPVPGSDGWHMTKFEVTQALYHSVMLNNPSRHNGPTLPVDSVSWSEASEFCQKTGWILGLPARLPMREEFDASVGTLRYVNLDEISWNAGNSGDETHEVGTKQPNAQGFYDLLGNVEEWLASTDILSQEKAYVAGGTAEDSVDVLADVPVNLDNPRRRDRMGGFRLAVNLNTSSQNADADATVSAGTQP, encoded by the coding sequence ATGTCTCGTCACCGCAAAGACCGAAGTTTCTGGTACCGTCACCGTATCCTTTTCCGTGTGATGGCCATCACCCTGGCCATCGTGGTCGGCCTAGGGGCGGCCTATGCCCTTTCCTTGCTCGGCCCGAAGAATATTGATCCCTCCGAGATCAAATACACCCGCGTCAACACCGAGGAGGCCCTCAAGCTGCTTGACGCCAGCAAGACCCTGGAACAGCAGTTTATCGAGATTTCCGCGCTGCGGGAGCCGACGCAGGAGGATATCGCCGTGCTGGAGCAGTCCATCGCCAGGCAGCAGGAGTACAGCCGGGCGATTGGCGGCTACAACAGCGAGGCCAACCAGCGGCTCAAGAGCCTGCAAACGCTTTATCAGGACACGCTGGCCTCCCAGCAGTACCGCGAAAGCCTGGTCGCCGAGCGCCAGGGGGGTAATTACGAGTCTCAGGAGGATGCCGAGATGGCCCTGCGCAACTACCGCAAGGCGGCTGAAATCCAGCGCAAGATCAATGAGGACTTCCCGTTGAGCAACCGGCGCGACGTGGGCCGTCTGGCCCAGCTCGACCGCAAGGTGAACGAACTGCGGGCCGAGCCAATCTGGAAAGCCTCCAACGAGGCCGAACGCGCCTCCGAGGCTGCCGCGAAGAAAGGGGACTGGCCCGAGGCAAAAAAGCAGCTCGCCGAAGCCATCCGCTTGCAAAAGGAGCTGAATCTGGAGTTCCGTGGCCTGCACTACGCCGACGTTACCCGCCTGAGCCGTCTGCAGGTGGACCTGGCTTCGCTCGAATCCAGTGACTTGTACGAGGAAATCCGGCGGCTCGACGCGGAGGGGAGCGAAGCGCTTGAAAAGCAGGACTACAGTGTCGCCGCCGAGAAGCTGAATGCGGCCTCACGGCTCCAGCGGCGCCTCAACGAGGAGCATCCGCAGAGCCGTTTCGCCTCTAATAAGCGCATGGAGGAACTGAGCGATCTGGCGACCGCCTCCGTCAGCCGTGAAGTCGGAGCGGAAATCCTGGGTGAACTGGCCGAGCTGGAGCAGAACCTGCGTGAGCGCAAGGTCTGGCAGGCCGGGGAGATCATTCCGGGCCTGTCGGAGAAGATGGAAGCCTTCCGGCAGACTTATCCGCGCAGCGAGCTTCTGTCCGACACGGACGTGCTCAAGCTGCGTTTTCTCAAGTTCGTCAAGGACGACATCGCGCTGTTGCAGGACCGCATATACGGCCAACTCGTCCCCGTGCCCGGCTCCGACGGTTGGCACATGACGAAGTTCGAGGTTACTCAGGCCCTGTACCACAGCGTCATGCTGAACAATCCCAGCCGCCATAACGGGCCGACCCTGCCGGTCGATTCGGTCAGTTGGAGCGAAGCGTCCGAATTTTGCCAGAAGACGGGCTGGATTCTGGGGCTTCCGGCGCGTCTGCCGATGCGTGAGGAATTTGACGCCTCCGTCGGCACCCTGCGGTATGTGAACCTGGACGAGATTTCATGGAACGCCGGCAACTCCGGCGACGAAACCCACGAGGTCGGCACAAAGCAACCCAATGCCCAGGGCTTCTACGACCTGCTGGGCAATGTCGAGGAGTGGCTGGCCTCGACCGATATTCTCTCCCAGGAAAAGGCCTATGTGGCCGGAGGCACCGCGGAGGATTCCGTGGACGTGCTGGCCGACGTGCCTGTCAACCTGGACAACCCCCGCCGACGGGACCGCATGGGCGGTTTCCGGCTCGCGGTGAACCTCAACACCTCTTCTCAAAATGCCGATGCAGACGCCACCGTCTCAGCCGGAACTCAGCCCTGA
- the aroA gene encoding 3-phosphoshikimate 1-carboxyvinyltransferase, which yields MEQLTISPFTRPASGTVSLPGSKSITNRALILAALSRESLTLEGALFSEDTEIMISALKALGFTLSPDPAGNSIFIVGRGGYILGRDIEINVGNAGTAARFLTAMLALKPRASFRLDGSEAMRKRPMKGLLDVLTHNGAIVPEFSGEPGFFPFEIKTRGLFGGTLSVDASASSQILSALLMVAPLAGGPTTVELTGETVSRPFIDMTLTMMAQFGTEPKSVEHGRYHFAGEHSYYCARPAYVIEPDATAASYFMALPWVTGGSLRLQRMGNICLQGDIGFTEVMAALGMDSQTEDEDLVVSPKSAPAGDIPASFDFNAISDTFLTLAAISPLLEKPITITGIAHTRKQETDRVHAMATELRKLGQRVAETEDSLTITPDLAALKAATATAPVAIDTYHDHRVAMSFGILGCRNLHGDGRPWITINDPGCCAKTFPRFFEVLNDLRPS from the coding sequence ATGGAGCAATTGACTATCTCCCCCTTCACCCGCCCGGCCTCGGGCACCGTCAGCCTCCCCGGCTCCAAGAGCATCACCAACCGGGCGCTCATCCTGGCCGCCCTCTCGCGCGAATCCCTCACGCTGGAGGGGGCGCTCTTCAGCGAGGACACCGAGATCATGATTTCGGCCCTCAAGGCGCTGGGCTTCACCCTCTCTCCCGACCCGGCGGGCAACTCCATCTTTATCGTGGGCCGTGGCGGCTACATCCTGGGCCGCGACATCGAGATCAATGTCGGCAACGCCGGGACCGCCGCGCGTTTCCTGACCGCCATGCTCGCGCTCAAGCCCCGCGCCAGCTTCCGGCTCGATGGCTCCGAGGCCATGCGCAAGCGCCCCATGAAGGGCCTGCTCGACGTACTCACCCACAACGGTGCCATCGTGCCCGAGTTCAGCGGCGAGCCTGGCTTTTTCCCCTTTGAAATCAAGACCCGGGGCCTCTTCGGCGGCACCCTGAGCGTGGACGCCTCGGCCTCCAGCCAGATATTGTCAGCCCTGCTCATGGTAGCCCCGCTGGCCGGTGGCCCCACCACGGTCGAACTCACGGGGGAAACCGTCTCGCGGCCCTTCATCGACATGACCCTGACCATGATGGCGCAGTTCGGCACCGAGCCCAAATCGGTCGAGCACGGCCGCTACCATTTCGCCGGAGAACACAGCTACTACTGCGCGCGCCCGGCCTATGTGATCGAGCCCGACGCCACCGCCGCCAGCTACTTCATGGCCCTGCCGTGGGTCACCGGCGGCAGCCTCCGGCTCCAGCGGATGGGTAACATTTGCCTGCAGGGAGACATCGGCTTCACCGAAGTCATGGCCGCGCTGGGCATGGACAGCCAAACCGAGGACGAAGACCTCGTGGTTTCCCCCAAAAGCGCCCCCGCCGGGGACATTCCCGCCAGCTTCGACTTCAACGCCATTTCGGACACCTTCCTGACCCTCGCCGCGATTTCCCCGCTGCTGGAAAAGCCGATCACCATCACCGGCATCGCCCACACCCGCAAGCAGGAGACCGACCGCGTGCACGCCATGGCGACCGAGCTGCGCAAGCTCGGTCAGCGAGTCGCGGAGACGGAAGACTCGCTCACCATCACCCCCGACCTGGCCGCGCTGAAAGCCGCCACCGCCACGGCCCCCGTCGCCATCGACACCTACCACGACCACCGTGTGGCCATGAGCTTCGGCATCCTCGGCTGCCGCAACCTGCACGGCGACGGACGCCCCTGGATCACCATCAACGATCCCGGCTGCTGCGCCAAAACCTTTCCCCGCTTTTTCGAGGTTCTCAACGACCTTCGCCCGTCATGA